CATATGACACTGCTTTCATGCAACTCAGTTTATAGACACAGATCTAGTTGTACCTGTCACTGACCAAGTCTGAACCCTCACTTTTCTCATTCAGCTCTAGCATCTCTGTGTTTgccaaataataaataaagttttaccattctttctcctgttttaGTATAGAGCTTGAGTGCTAAAATAAAACCTGGATACTGTTATTCATTCAAATAATACTTCCGCATCTGTGATTTTAGCTTAAAGCACTGAaatctttctgcatttcatgGCTGTATCATGGCATGGCAAGAGAATACTGCAGCATTTCTCCTAATGGCTCCAAAGCACTAATAACACCTGCAGCACTAAGTAATGGTGCATTTACCTTCAGCAGGAGAGAAACACAGAGTAAGTCAGTTGGAAAAAACATTCCTCTTTAGTCCAAACTGTAATAAAAGTTGAGCTAACTCCAAAGTTAGGCCAGGGAGGCAGGATATCAAGAATAATCACTTTCATCTGTCACCACTGGGcaggagagaaattaaattgtttGTGTGGATTAAATGCAACATTTCTAAGAgctgatgaggaaaaaaattacatgacAATGTAGATTCCACAGCAAGGAACCGATCATGAAAAATTGGTCTTAGCACCTCATATTTATTACTTCATTGacactttctgcttttccaaagaTTGGATATGCATGGCAtgcagctgatttttttaaagtcaaaataAAGGGTAGGTAATTTCAGAGAgagactgatttttaaataccttGTAGTGCAAACCGTAGCTGAGGACAACCAAAGACACCAAGCTGCAGCTTAGTTTGCAGCTCTTCTAGCCACTGGCTTTTGAACTTTTGTGCTCAAATCACTGGCCAGAACAGAATAAGGCTGGTCAGGACATGTCTGAACTGCCACAACTGCTACAGGGAGTTGTTCTTCCCCATCCACTGTGTTCAATATCTTCCCTGCATAGCAGCCAAGCCAATTCTTGATCACAGTGCAGCATGGAAGTGCCACTCTATCCACTAACTGGGATCAGGCAGGGTAGACTGTATGTAAGAAGTGAAAACAGACACCTCAAAGCTTCACACACTTGTCAAAGGTAGGAAAAAGACTGCCTACTGTCCATAGAGCCTTCATTccaccttcccctcccctcttgCCTGTCATTTTGTGGGTTATGTAAGACTTTGTTGCAAGGAACGGTGCTTATAAAGGGTTATGTGAGGTGAGGATCATATGTATATGATAATGTGGTTCTTCCTGCTAAAACTTCTTCCAGAATGCCTCTTAGGCATATACAGCAGTGTGCAGTACTCCCTGATGTGCCTGTGCATTTAAGGAagtaagggagaaaaaaacatacaCTACTGAGCCAGCTGAAAGACTCATGTGAGATGGTGCAGCTCACGCACTCTGGTGCTCATCAGATACTTATGGGGGTTTTAAATCTTAAATTTCCGCTCTCTTTAGACACTGGGTACCCGTGTCCCCCACTGTTACCTAGGACCTAGGGCAGCTCCAAGGAAAGGGCTCTTCTCTGCTGTGTCCACAGTCTCCTTCCCCAGGCATCTGGGGCTGCTACAGCTGGAGGTGAGGCACTGAGCCACATCAGCAACTCTCCCCTGCCAGGTGCATGTGGATCTGCACTGGCTGTGAGCATGGACAGCTGAGATGTTGCTGCACTGCTCTGGAAAAGAGCCAACCACCACCTACAATTTTGTTGAACAAGGTTCTGCTACAAGAAAAGCTATTAGCTAAAGGCACAAAAGCACCTGGTTGATGAGGCTGAAGGCAGTTTTGAGATCTGAGGTTTGTTAGTAAAGGCACCAGCCTCCTGGGATGCTTATGCTCCTGCAAAGAAATTACCAGgcaggatgggtttggagaTCCCTAGAGAAGAAGAAGTCCACAGTTACCATCACAGGTCTTTCCGTCAGTACCAGCAAGAGAATAAAAACTCATatactttttattctttcttttttctttttcttttttctgtgcatgGTCCAAATGTGGAAGAGAGGTAGCAAAAAGATTTGAGAAGAAGCTTGCAGCAAGAAATGGTCTCTGGATTTCACTAAAAGATACAGAATCTGAATCTGGAGCTGTTCCAAGGGTCACACACTTTATTAGCAACACAGCAGAGGCAACACAGACATAAGTAGACTATGTTAGATTGATTTTGGACTGTCTTACTTATTAAAGCATGCTCAAGTCCCAGAGTTTTCTATGGGTCAAGTACATAGTTAAGTAAAGCACGCCATTCCAGACTTTCCTGAATAGAATGGGTTCCGGATAAAGAAATTGCCAAAGGATTTTACATATAAACACTTTCCAAGTGGCAAGTCAGGTTTTGAATTTGCAAcacagcagttcctcagcagcagccttgtGTTCCTAGTCCATGATAAAATCAAGGTAGCTTCAAGGCCCTTGCTCAGAGATTTCAGTAGGCTCTGGTCACGCATGAAGCTTTTCTCATTGTAACTTGCTTATGTGCTTTATCCTCAAATTAAAACCTCTGCCAAGCCCACAGTTTCACAGAGCTCACACACAGTCATAGCAAAATCAGTTCTGCTTTGAGGAAGCCAATGCCCTACTTCTCAGGGTGGGCTGTTCCCATGCCAAGACAAAGTCTCAGTCATTTGGTCTCCACCTTCCCTccaaccaaaccaacccaaaattTCTAAAGGAGTTTTTCAACAGGAGCAGTGAATTCTCTCACCTTGCCCAGTTCCCTGCTTTCTAGGCACTGGCAGAATCATGTCACACACATTTAGGAAAAACAGGAtggtgacacacacacagacgATTACTAATCATGGAAAAAGGCAACTTCAAATAGAgctttaatttcaaataaagtaCTTCTCAAATTTAACCACTGTCTTGAGGATGGAAGTGGGATGTCTGTGACAGCTGTATTATGACATGTAGCTTGCTGTGTACAGTAGCCCTGCAGTAAAGGATCACAGATGGTTTGTGGTGGTGGGAAGACCCTGTTCTTAGGGACTGCAGATTTACTGTACTTGCAGAATTCCACCTTAAAAGTAATTGGACGTTTCTGTAGCTCTGAGAAGGTTTGCTAAGCAATGACACACTGCACTTGGATCTGAAAGCACAACATCTGGAAGCCAAATGTTAGAGGCGATATAAAAGGGCCAGCCCAACAAACCAGAGGGGCACTTCTAAGACAGGAACATCTTCAGGATGGACATCTTCCTTCTCTGCGTGTTCCTGCCTCTGGTGACTGTGGCATGGGGCCAGTACAGTGACTATTACTATGGTCCCTATAATTATGGAGATAATGATGAATGGGCCAATGTGTACCGGCAAGGTTTCAACTTTCAGTGCCCACATGGGCAGGTGATCGTGGCCGTCAGAAGTGTTTTCAGCAAGAAGGAAGGCTCTGACAGACTGTGGAACTATGCCTGCATGCCAGCATCCCAGAGCCTCGGTGAGCCGACAGAGTGCTGGTGGGAAGAGATCAACAGGGCAGGAACTGAATGGTAGGATAACCCCAACCATCCCTGGAGGGCACAGCCCTGATAACCCCTGTGGAATGTGGGTCCTAATATTGTGGTCAGAACAATGCAAATGCATATTAATGTCACAATAACCAGCAGGCTTCACTGCCCTAAGATTCATTAATCACGATGCATGGGAGGTGACCAGCATCACATTTGTCTTCTCTGTAGCAATTTCTTGCTGAAGGGTGTCAGTGTGCTTTACAAATGCCGTGTCCTTTGGTCACTCACAACCTCAGCTGTGAAGTGGTTCAGTCTTGCTATTGTTTCAATGATAAGGAAAATGAGGCAAGAACCGTTGCTGAGGAGAGCATAAAGTCCCTCTTGAAAAGCCACATTGAATCAGTGTCTAAACGGGGGAACAAACTGCAAAACTCCTCATTCCATCCTCATGCTCTTATCACTAGTAAAAATAATCTCTGTATTGCACTGGctctttgctttgtgtttttgttgCTAGTCTTTTTCGCTTAGGCATagagaaatgctgttttctagTTGTGCTGTTATTACAGGTGCCAAAAATCCACACTAACAAGCAATGGTGGTGGCATATATATCTGTATGTTGATAGCAGAATATCATGTTAATTCCCTAATACAGTCAGTTTGCTTAATTAAATGCTACATTTTCCATCAGCCTTGGAGGCAAAGGTGATCACATAATGCGACCACCATAATTTCTGGAAATAAGTATAGTATTTCATATTTGGGCAGAATACCCAGTATTTAATTATCTTCTGGGTTTGTTCATGAAATGGGAAACAGAGTTTTGGACAACTCTAGGATTGAATTATTCTTTGGACAGAATGAAATGCATGCAGGAATGAGTATTTTCAAATACTTGTAATCATTTTGTTCCAGAAATTGcaatgtgattttttaaattttgttatgTGGGAATAGGTTAGCAATGAAATGTGAAGttcctgctttttaaatgaTTCAGAATTTTGTTCTGAATCATTCATACTCTTTCATTTACCACATGATACACACCTATGGCTGATGCAATtgctaagggaaaaaaagattgacCCTATACTTAATTTTGGAGTAAGAATtggaaaaaagggggagagcTGCAAAACAGGCAGAAATAAGACATTGTGATAATCCTGGAtgacttcttcattttttatatGTTGATGCAATTTCTATTTATTGcataataattttgaattagacatttcttttgttcaaaATAAACTTATTATTCTCTTTCTAAAAATCCCTGGCAGCAATTGCTCAAGTTCACTTCTCACAAACAGGATACTGTATAATTCTAtacagaacattttcttctgatgtGTAACGATTCATCACCATGCTCCATATGCTTAGCACGACTACATCCACAGTGTATTATCTgaatcttttttccttcacctcttaaaaaaatcttttcacttTGTCCTCTTTGTTGCCTACTTTTTTCCTATAGCAAGCCCTATATTTTCtccaaatttatttcttttccaaccCCTCTTTAATTGCTGAACTCTGTTTCTCCCCCTTTACTAGCTTTTGGAgttattttagtatttcttcACTAGCTCACATTTCCAGTCCAACATCCCTACATCTCTCTGCCTACTCTGCATAGACcaaccttccttccttccttttatttccttctttctctttcttttctttctttctctttcttttctttttctttcttctctttttctttctttctttctttttctttcttttctttttctttcttttctttttatttctttttctttcttttcttttctttcttttctttttctttctttttcttcctttctttcttcctttcttctgttttgggAGCAGGGGAGATCAAACTGATTAGTGAACACATATCCTTTTGCAAAGGTGAACTTGTACTCCTAGTTACTTGGGCCATTTCCATAAATCCTAGCCAGCTGTTCCTGGTTGGATTCTgcagttttcagttttccacCCCCGGGGCTGAACTGGTTGTATCAACAGTGCTTCATGGGGAGAGGCTTTGCTGTAAGCCAGCACATGCCTGGCCATGCCAACACTGCTGCCCAAAAGCCCAGCAGTCTCATCCCAGACTGGAGTGAAAGCGTAGGCAAGTGCAATCTCAAATTAATGTGATGGCATGGATATATCCTGGGGGACCTCTGAGGATCCTGCCTTCTCTCTTGGCATTCTTACTTCTCATAGGTGcccctcttctctctctcttccacaCCCACCTAATTGCTATTTGGAGCCATCCGCAATTCTAAAAAGATTCACTCAGTAATCAAGTGGGACCACAAATATGAGTCACCATCTGTACCATTAGCTCCTGTTTGGCcagctctcttccctgctgATCTCCCAACAAACCAATCTGTTGGTGAGCAATATATCATTCTCATGTCAGCTGACACAGCACTCTGTTGGATTTGCAAGTTCGTTTCCCATCCTTGTAGGATGGACTATAATATGCCTTCTTCAGCTCTGTCTCACACAGCATTTTGTCTCACCTTGCACACCACACTGAGGGATATTCAATCACTTGTACCACCAGTAACTACAAGTCTGTCAAGTTTTTGCCAAAATTTTGCAGAATCaattaggttagaaaagacTTGAAATCATTGAGCCCTACCtgtgaccaaacaccaccatgtcaactgagtgccacgtccagtctaTCCTTaaacgcttccagggatggtgaactccaccacctccctggactACTGAATTCTATATAATACTCCCTGGAGTATTAAGTAGGATTAGGCCCAACACAgatccctgggggacaccactagtgactgggtgccaactggatgcagcaccattccccaccactctctgggtctggccatccagccagttaTTAATCCAGGGaagagtgcacctgtccaagccgtgggctgccagcttttccaggataGTGttgtgggagacagtgtcaaagaTAGTACTCTGCTGtaattttggctttttattcTTTGCCCTACCTTCACTGAGAAATGAGAATGAGCTTGCTGCATTCTTTTGTAAAATCTCTTTAACTTAATTATAGGTAGCAGCTATGCCTTTCCCTCACCCACACACCTTCACCCATGCTTTTGCTTTCAGGCTGAACACATCTCCATTCTTCTAGTTCTCCTCTGGAGGTTTTATATTCCAGCACTCCTAAGCAAGCACTGATCATACTTACAGCTCTTCTCTGAATTCCCTCTGGTTTCTCAGCCAGAACTCTAGTCAGAAACTCTAGTCTggcagaaacaccaaaaaaataacCTTTGACAAATTATGCTTATGGCATTTCAAATGGTGATTTTCAAATTACCACTCCTGACCACTGTGCAGCTGCACAATAGAGACAAACCCAAAAGAGGTTTCTTTAGAAAAGacaataaacaaagaaaagctaaagagagaaaatgaagagggaatataaaagagagaagaaagagtcTCCaactcattattttctttggcCTTTAGCATTTGGggcaaaatgacagaaatggATGGGGGGACCATTGGGATAGGAGAGTTGGGAGCAAGAGGGAACCACTGGCAGAGCTTCCTGGTAAGTTTGCTTCCTTCACTAACACTAGGTATTGTACAGACTTGGAGAATTAAACCGTAAAACTTTGAATATTTCAGATACGAAAAAAATGATTCAACAGAAAGAGGACAATGACACGGATCCACATTAGGCAGCTAATGCCTAGTGATGCTTAGTTTATGACCTTTGCCTCCTTCCAGGGTCAATGGAGAGAACAGCTTCTCTAAAAACTTCTCTCTGGGGTACCCCACCTCTTTCACAAGCAGACTCATGACAACTAATCCATTCTGACCACTACCTGGAATTACCTAGTGGCGTTTCAGAGTATATCTAACTATGGTGCTTCACTGCATAAATGCATCCCTGAAGTTAGTCATGTATGTGCATACACATCTGAAGAGATTATGTGCATTTGTGTTTTGCTGAAAGGATATGAGAAGCTTGTGAACCTGTTACAAGACTCAAAGGGGAAATTGTGGCAATAGATTGGATCAGATGACCAGGAACGCCTTCTCAGCTTCATTAATCTGTGAATGTGTTTAAAGTTAAGTACATGTACAAAGGCTTTGTTGAATCTGTTTCACCATCTTACTCCTTCAGAGGCTATCTGCTAACCAAGATGATACTcaatagagagagaaaaacctaGAACAAGAAACAGTTCCTGGATACTTTGGAAATACTCATGTCTGGAGTAGGGAAAAGTCTCCAGAACAGGCCCTGATTCCGCAGTCCTACTAATTTGTATGTTGCAACTTCTCAAAGAATTCTGTTATTTCAGGGAGCACAAATTCTACATTCTTATCTCCATTTGTACTGGAGAAATATTTAccttgtttaaatatttcaccACCTAAGTTCTGAGTGACTGAGGGTGAGACTGTTCTTCACTTCTTTGTTGAATACTACATAGTTGTCT
This Corvus moneduloides isolate bCorMon1 chromosome 2, bCorMon1.pri, whole genome shotgun sequence DNA region includes the following protein-coding sequences:
- the DPT gene encoding dermatopontin, whose translation is MDIFLLCVFLPLVTVAWGQYSDYYYGPYNYGDNDEWANVYRQGFNFQCPHGQVIVAVRSVFSKKEGSDRLWNYACMPASQSLGEPTECWWEEINRAGTEWYQTCSNNGLVAGFQSQYFPSVLDREWQFYCCRYSRRCPYSCWLTTEYPGHYGEDMDMMMYTYDYYIRGATTTFSAVHRDRQWKFIVCRMTDYDCPFQNA